A genome region from Anolis carolinensis isolate JA03-04 chromosome 6, rAnoCar3.1.pri, whole genome shotgun sequence includes the following:
- the trip13 gene encoding pachytene checkpoint protein 2 homolog isoform X1 produces MDEAANDLKLALQNDCESLPIDIEVHQKSNSTAKKEDVKSSVLKLLNRHNVIFGDYKWTEFDDHFLTNNVQSIAIVDTELKLKERQPISLHKCSLSIRIFHLNEEGPSTENLEAEDEDIVAANHWVLPTVEFHGLWDSLIYDAEVKSNLLDYVTTTLLFSDKNVDSNLISWNRVVLLHGPPGTGKTSLCKALAQKLTIRLSHRYLYGQLVEINSHSLFSKWFSESGKLVTKMFQKIQALIDDKDALVFVLIDEVESLTAARSAVRAGTEPSDAIRVVNAVLTQIDQIKRYPNVVILTTSNITEKIDMAFVDRADIKQYIGPPSAAAIFKIYLSCLEELMKCQIIYPRQQLLTLRELEMIGYLENDVSKLSLILKAISRKSEGLSGRVLRKLPFLAHALYIQSPNVTMTTFLQALSLVVDKQFEERAKLANSV; encoded by the exons ATGGATGAAGCTGCAAATGATTTAAAACTGGCTCTTCAAAATGACTGTGAATCCCTGCCTATAGATATAGAAGTTCATCAGAAATCGAACAG CACTGCAAAGAAAGAAGATGTCAAATCAAGTGTCCTGAAGCTACTAAATAGACATAATGTTATCTTTGGTGATTACAAATGGACTGAGTTTGATGACCATTTCCTTACAAACAATGTGCAATCCATTGCAATTGTGGATACAGAACTAAAGCTGAAGGAAAGACAG CCTATTAGCCTCCATAAATGCAGTCTTTCAATCCGTATTTTTCATCTCAATGAAGAAGGGCCCAGTACTGAAAATCTAGAAGCAGAAGATGAGGATATTGTTGCAGCTAATCACTGGGTATTACCTACAg TTGAGTTCCACGGTCTGTGGGACAGTCTTATTTATGATGCTGAAGTAAAATCCAAT CTATTGGATTATGTGACTACGACGTTACTATTCTCTGACAAAAATGTCGACAGTAACTTGATATCATGGAACAGAGTAGTTCTACTTCACG GTCCTCCAGGAACTGGTAAAACCTCTTTATGTAAAGCACTGGCTCAGAAGCTGACAATTAGACTTTCACATAG GTACCTTTATGGACAGTTGGTAGAGATAAATAGTCACAGCCTCTTCTCTAAGTGGTTTTCTGAG AGTGGCAAACTTGTTACTAAAATGTTCCAGAAGATTCAAGCATTAATTGATGACAAAGATGCCCTTGTATTTGTACTGATTGATGAG GTGGAAAGCCTCACAGCCGCTCGTAGTGCTGTTCGAGCAGGTACTGAGCCATCTGATGCGATCCGTGTCGTAAATGCAGTACTGACACAAATTGATCAGATCAAAAG gtATCCTAATGTTGTTATCTTAACAACTTCAAATATCACGGAGAAAATTGACATGGCCTTTGTGGATAGAGCAGACATCAAGCAGTACATTGGCCCTCCTTCTGCTGCAGCAATATTCAAAATCTACCTTTCTTGCTTGGAAGAACTAATGAAG TGCCAAATAATATATCCTCGACAGCAACTGCTGACGTTGCGTGAACTAGAGATGATTGGTTATTTAGAAAATGATGTGTCAAAACTGAGTCTCATATTAAAAGCAATTTCAAG GAAAAGTGAAGGACTCAGTGGCCGTGTCTTAAGGAAACTTCCTTTTCTAGCCCATGCACTTTATATTCAA TCACCTAATGTTACGATGACAACTTTCCTTCAAGCTCTCTCACTTGTGGTCGACAAGCAATTTGAAGAAAGAGCAAAACTTGCAAAttctgtttga
- the trip13 gene encoding pachytene checkpoint protein 2 homolog isoform X3 produces the protein MKGFYKMDEAANDLKLALQNDCESLPIDIEVHQKSNSTAKKEDVKSSVLKLLNRHNVIFGDYKWTEFDDHFLTNNVQSIAIVDTELKLKERQPISLHKCSLSIRIFHLNEEGPSTENLEAEDEDIVAANHWVLPTVEFHGLWDSLIYDAEVKSNLLDYVTTTLLFSDKNVDSNLISWNRVVLLHGPPGTGKTSLCKALAQKLTIRLSHRYLYGQLVEINSHSLFSKWFSESGKLVTKMFQKIQALIDDKDALVFVLIDEVESLTAARSAVRAGTEPSDAIRVVNAVLTQIDQIKRYPNVVILTTSNITEKIDMAFVDRADIKQYIGPPSAAAIFKIYLSCLEELMKCQIIYPRQQLLTLRELEMIGYLENDVSKLSLILKAISRKSEGLSGRVLRKLPFLAHALYIQSPNVTMTTFLQALSLVVDKQFEERAKLANSV, from the exons ATGAAGG GTTTCTATAAAATGGATGAAGCTGCAAATGATTTAAAACTGGCTCTTCAAAATGACTGTGAATCCCTGCCTATAGATATAGAAGTTCATCAGAAATCGAACAG CACTGCAAAGAAAGAAGATGTCAAATCAAGTGTCCTGAAGCTACTAAATAGACATAATGTTATCTTTGGTGATTACAAATGGACTGAGTTTGATGACCATTTCCTTACAAACAATGTGCAATCCATTGCAATTGTGGATACAGAACTAAAGCTGAAGGAAAGACAG CCTATTAGCCTCCATAAATGCAGTCTTTCAATCCGTATTTTTCATCTCAATGAAGAAGGGCCCAGTACTGAAAATCTAGAAGCAGAAGATGAGGATATTGTTGCAGCTAATCACTGGGTATTACCTACAg TTGAGTTCCACGGTCTGTGGGACAGTCTTATTTATGATGCTGAAGTAAAATCCAAT CTATTGGATTATGTGACTACGACGTTACTATTCTCTGACAAAAATGTCGACAGTAACTTGATATCATGGAACAGAGTAGTTCTACTTCACG GTCCTCCAGGAACTGGTAAAACCTCTTTATGTAAAGCACTGGCTCAGAAGCTGACAATTAGACTTTCACATAG GTACCTTTATGGACAGTTGGTAGAGATAAATAGTCACAGCCTCTTCTCTAAGTGGTTTTCTGAG AGTGGCAAACTTGTTACTAAAATGTTCCAGAAGATTCAAGCATTAATTGATGACAAAGATGCCCTTGTATTTGTACTGATTGATGAG GTGGAAAGCCTCACAGCCGCTCGTAGTGCTGTTCGAGCAGGTACTGAGCCATCTGATGCGATCCGTGTCGTAAATGCAGTACTGACACAAATTGATCAGATCAAAAG gtATCCTAATGTTGTTATCTTAACAACTTCAAATATCACGGAGAAAATTGACATGGCCTTTGTGGATAGAGCAGACATCAAGCAGTACATTGGCCCTCCTTCTGCTGCAGCAATATTCAAAATCTACCTTTCTTGCTTGGAAGAACTAATGAAG TGCCAAATAATATATCCTCGACAGCAACTGCTGACGTTGCGTGAACTAGAGATGATTGGTTATTTAGAAAATGATGTGTCAAAACTGAGTCTCATATTAAAAGCAATTTCAAG GAAAAGTGAAGGACTCAGTGGCCGTGTCTTAAGGAAACTTCCTTTTCTAGCCCATGCACTTTATATTCAA TCACCTAATGTTACGATGACAACTTTCCTTCAAGCTCTCTCACTTGTGGTCGACAAGCAATTTGAAGAAAGAGCAAAACTTGCAAAttctgtttga
- the trip13 gene encoding pachytene checkpoint protein 2 homolog isoform X2: MGVGFYKMDEAANDLKLALQNDCESLPIDIEVHQKSNSTAKKEDVKSSVLKLLNRHNVIFGDYKWTEFDDHFLTNNVQSIAIVDTELKLKERQPISLHKCSLSIRIFHLNEEGPSTENLEAEDEDIVAANHWVLPTVEFHGLWDSLIYDAEVKSNLLDYVTTTLLFSDKNVDSNLISWNRVVLLHGPPGTGKTSLCKALAQKLTIRLSHRYLYGQLVEINSHSLFSKWFSESGKLVTKMFQKIQALIDDKDALVFVLIDEVESLTAARSAVRAGTEPSDAIRVVNAVLTQIDQIKRYPNVVILTTSNITEKIDMAFVDRADIKQYIGPPSAAAIFKIYLSCLEELMKCQIIYPRQQLLTLRELEMIGYLENDVSKLSLILKAISRKSEGLSGRVLRKLPFLAHALYIQSPNVTMTTFLQALSLVVDKQFEERAKLANSV, from the exons ATGGGAGTTG GTTTCTATAAAATGGATGAAGCTGCAAATGATTTAAAACTGGCTCTTCAAAATGACTGTGAATCCCTGCCTATAGATATAGAAGTTCATCAGAAATCGAACAG CACTGCAAAGAAAGAAGATGTCAAATCAAGTGTCCTGAAGCTACTAAATAGACATAATGTTATCTTTGGTGATTACAAATGGACTGAGTTTGATGACCATTTCCTTACAAACAATGTGCAATCCATTGCAATTGTGGATACAGAACTAAAGCTGAAGGAAAGACAG CCTATTAGCCTCCATAAATGCAGTCTTTCAATCCGTATTTTTCATCTCAATGAAGAAGGGCCCAGTACTGAAAATCTAGAAGCAGAAGATGAGGATATTGTTGCAGCTAATCACTGGGTATTACCTACAg TTGAGTTCCACGGTCTGTGGGACAGTCTTATTTATGATGCTGAAGTAAAATCCAAT CTATTGGATTATGTGACTACGACGTTACTATTCTCTGACAAAAATGTCGACAGTAACTTGATATCATGGAACAGAGTAGTTCTACTTCACG GTCCTCCAGGAACTGGTAAAACCTCTTTATGTAAAGCACTGGCTCAGAAGCTGACAATTAGACTTTCACATAG GTACCTTTATGGACAGTTGGTAGAGATAAATAGTCACAGCCTCTTCTCTAAGTGGTTTTCTGAG AGTGGCAAACTTGTTACTAAAATGTTCCAGAAGATTCAAGCATTAATTGATGACAAAGATGCCCTTGTATTTGTACTGATTGATGAG GTGGAAAGCCTCACAGCCGCTCGTAGTGCTGTTCGAGCAGGTACTGAGCCATCTGATGCGATCCGTGTCGTAAATGCAGTACTGACACAAATTGATCAGATCAAAAG gtATCCTAATGTTGTTATCTTAACAACTTCAAATATCACGGAGAAAATTGACATGGCCTTTGTGGATAGAGCAGACATCAAGCAGTACATTGGCCCTCCTTCTGCTGCAGCAATATTCAAAATCTACCTTTCTTGCTTGGAAGAACTAATGAAG TGCCAAATAATATATCCTCGACAGCAACTGCTGACGTTGCGTGAACTAGAGATGATTGGTTATTTAGAAAATGATGTGTCAAAACTGAGTCTCATATTAAAAGCAATTTCAAG GAAAAGTGAAGGACTCAGTGGCCGTGTCTTAAGGAAACTTCCTTTTCTAGCCCATGCACTTTATATTCAA TCACCTAATGTTACGATGACAACTTTCCTTCAAGCTCTCTCACTTGTGGTCGACAAGCAATTTGAAGAAAGAGCAAAACTTGCAAAttctgtttga